The Triticum aestivum cultivar Chinese Spring chromosome 7B, IWGSC CS RefSeq v2.1, whole genome shotgun sequence genome window below encodes:
- the LOC123159164 gene encoding alpha/beta hydrolase domain-containing protein 17C encodes MGAVASTVAARFAFFPPSPPSYGVEPPPSPAAAAADGAVVELSGVPRRGGVEARRLPTKRGTEVVAMYVRQPGARLTLLYSHGNAADLGQMYELFVELSSHLNVNLMGYDYSGYGQSSGKPSEQNTYADIEAAYRCLIETYGASEENIILYGQSVGSGPTLDLASRLPHLRAVVLHSPISSGLRVMYPVKHTYWFDIYKNIDKVALVKCPVLVIHGTADDVVDCSHGRALWELSKVKYEPLWVKGGNHCNLELYPEYIKHLKKFVTAIEKSPPLKDESPESSGPSDLETGFESMESSRKSTDVRDKSRSSTDHRRSTDRREKPRSSIDRKDKGRKSVDHPDKPRASVDQSDKPRKSIDRFGGMMRSVKLCNIDCFKVTSTSGS; translated from the exons ATGGGCGCCGTCGCCTCCACGGTGGCGGCGCGCTTCGCCTTCTTCCCGCCCTCCCCGCCGTCGTACGGCGTCGAGCccccgccctcgccggccgccgccgccgctgacggcGCGGTGGTGGAGCTCAGCGGGGTGCCCCGGCGGGGCGGCGTGGAGGCGCGGCGGCTGCCGACGAAGCGCGGCACGGAGGTGGTGGCCATGTACGTGCGCCAGCCCGGGGCGCGCCTCACGCTGCTCTACTCCCACGGCAACGCGGCCGACCTGGGCCAGATGTACGAGCTCTTCGTCGAGCTCAGCTCACACCTCAACGTCAACCTCATGGG TTACGATTATTCTGGATACGGGCAATCATCTGGGAAG CCAAGTGAGCAGAACACTTATGCAGACATAGAGGCCGCTTATAGGTGTCTCATAGAAACTTATGGGGCCTCTGAGGAAAACATCATTCTGTATGGTCAATCAGTTGGCAGTGGCCCTACTTTAGATTTGGCATCTCGTTTGCCTCATTTGAGAGCAGTGGTTCTACATAGCCCAATTTCATCTGGCTTGAGAGTAATGTATCCTGTGAAACATACATACTGGTTTGACATATATAAG AACATTGACAAAGTTGCATTGGTCAAATGCCCCGTGTTAGTAATCCAT GGTACGGCTGATGATGTTGTTGACTGCTCTCATGGGAGAGCACTGTGGGAACTGTCCAAAGTGAAGTATGAGCCTTTGTGGGTCAAAGGTGGGAACCATTGTAATTTGGAACTCTATCCCGAATACATTAAGCACCTAAAGAAGTTCGTTACAGCCATAGAGAAGTCCCCACCACTGAAAGATGAATCTCCAGAAAGTTCAGGCCCTTCAGATCTTGAAACAGGATTTGAAAGTATGGAGAGTTCAAGAAAAAGCACAGATGTGAGGGACAAATCAAGGTCAAGCACTGATCACAGGCGGAGTACAGATCGACGGGAGAAACCAAGGAGCAGCATAGATAGGAAGGATAAAGGCAGAAAGAGTGTAGATCATCCTGACAAACCACGGGCTAGTGTGGATCAATCTGATAAGCCACGGAAAAGCATTGACCG CTTTGGAGGGATGATGAGGTCGGTTAAATTGTGCAATATTGACTGCTTCAAAGTAACTTCCACTTCCGGGAGCTGA